In Quercus lobata isolate SW786 unplaced genomic scaffold, ValleyOak3.0 Primary Assembly Scq3eQI_73, whole genome shotgun sequence, a single window of DNA contains:
- the LOC115972774 gene encoding cysteine-rich receptor-like protein kinase 15, whose product MFSLHGSKDFLLILFSVCTLSSSINSQPTYNKHFCLDQSNETSNNYYQSNLTVLLESLSSKASQNYSFYNESSNIGIYALFLCRGDVSNSTSQTCVSYAIRDITTQCPSNKSAIIWYDQCMLRYSDVNFFGQAQTSPLLLMWNLQKTSSPDQGNLFARSQLGSLIAGVNEKHRLFSIANQTQTIDGNASATGYGLVQCTREIDGDSCRECLSVLLNTSQKCCESKIGYQNPKQALVASDSWCVRSKAFRHQRRLLYRRAPYCGVGSFLPCPAPVLRGKKTTKTVIIAISTIASIAVVAALFGFWFYKYSGGRKHEEERDTSQVIPFRSNFPRLRSIQLTDSGMHARDVDDSGEKLYFDLSTILTATNNFSEVNKLGEGGFGPVYKGLINGKETAIKRLSMKSKQGLEEFRNEVILIAKLQHNSLVRLLGCCSEGDEQILVYEYMANTSLDAFLFDPKKCKELDWAKRINIVNGIAKGLQYLHEDSRLKIIHRDMKASNVLLDDEMNSKISDFGTARMFGRNQIETNTIRIVGTYGYMAPEYAMEGLFSIKSDVYSFGILMLEIISGKRNSGFYHPERAQSLPSYVWRLWNEGKGVELIDQTIVDTCPISEALRLIHIALLCIQEDPNDRPTMSRVLLMLASKSINLPQPLAPPFSVGRLILSDQSTTTGTGTGFVISDQSSTSASG is encoded by the exons ATGTTTTCCCTCCACGGCTCTAAAGACTTTCTTTTGATATTATTTTCAGTCTGTACGCTCAGCAGTTCAATTAATTCTCAGCCAACCTACAATAAACACTTTTGTTTGGATCAATCAAATGAAACCTCCAACAACTATTACCAATCCAACCTCACGGTGCTGTTGGAGTCTTTATCCTCTAAAGCTTCCCAAAACTACAGCTTCTACAACGAAAGCTCTAATATTGGCATCTACGCCCTCTTCCTCTGCAGAGGTGATGTTTCTAATAGTACCTCCCAAACCTGTGTAAGCTACGCGATCCGAGATATCACAACTCAATGTCCATCTAACAAAAGTGCCATCATATGGTACGATCAGTGCATGTTACGCTACTCCGATGTTAATTTCTTTGGACAGGCACAGACATCGCCATTGTTGCTCATGTGGAATTTGCAGAAAACTTCTTCACCCGACCAAGGAAATTTGTTCGCACGTTCTCAGTTGGGAAGTTTAATAGCGGGCGTCAATGAAAAACACAGGTTATTCTCGATTGCTAATCAGACACAGACTATTGATGGTAATGCGTCTGCGACAGGCTATGGGTTGGTGCAGTGTACTAGAGAGATCGATGGTGATTCATGCAGAGAGTGCTTAAGTGTCTTGTTAAATACAAGCCAAAAATGTTGCGAATCCAAAATTGGGTA tcaaaatccgaagcaggcaCTGGTCGCATCAGATTCTTGGTGCGTCAGAAGTAAGgctttccgccatcagcgccgtctgctctATCGCAG GGCTCCATACTGCGGTGTTGGCAGTTTTCTCCCTTGTCCTGCCCCTGttctga GAGGAAAGAAGACAACCAAGACAGTAATCATTGCTATATCAACAATTGCATCAATTGCAGTAGTTGCTGCTCTCTTCGGTTTCTGGTTTTATAAATACTCTGGCGGGAGGAAACACGAAGAAG AGAGGGACACAAGCCAAGTAATTCCGTTTCGAAGTAATTTTCCAAGGTTACGTTCAATACAATTAACGGACAGCGGAATGCATGCAAGGGATGTTGACGACAGTGGAGAAAAGCTTTACTTCGATTTAAGTACCATACTGACTGCTACAAACAATTTCTCTGAAGTGAATAAGCTTGGAGAAGGTGGTTTTGGCCCAGTTTATAAG GGCTTGATAAATGGAAAGGAAACTGCAATTAAAAGGCTTTCAATGAAATCTAAACAAGGTCTTGAAGAGTTTAGGAATGAAGTGATTTTAATTGCAAAACTTCAACACAATAGTCTTGTGAGGCTCTTGGGATGCTGCTCAGAAGGAGATGAACAGATTCTAGTCTATGAATACATGGCCAACACTAGTCTTGAtgcctttttgtttg ATCCAAAAAAATGTAAGGAACTAGATTGGGCTAAACGCATAAACATTGTCAATGGGATCGCTAAAGGCCTTCAATATCTACATGAAGACTCTCGGCTGAAAATCATCCATAGGGATATGAAAGCGAGTAATGTGCTTTTAGATGATGAGATGAACTCAAAGATATCAGATTTTGGCACTGCTAGGATGTTTGGGAGAAATCAAATAGAAACCAACACTATCAGAATTGTGGGTACATA tggaTATATGGCACCAGAATATGCAATGGAAGGGCTATTTTCAATAAAGTCTGATGTTTATAGCTTTGGAATTTTAATGCTTGAAATTATTAGTGGAAAAAGGAATAGTGGCTTTTATCATCCAGAGCGTGCACAAAGTCTTCCATCATAT GTATGGCGGCTATGGAATGAAGGCAAAGGAGTGGAATTGATAGATCAGACCATagttgatacttgtcctataAGTGAGGCTTTGAGATTGATCCATATTGCATTGTTATGTATTCAAGAAGATCCAAATGATAGACCGACCATGTCAAGGGTCCTTCTCATGCTTGCAAGCAAATCGATAAATCTTCCTCAGCCATTAGCTCCTCCATTTTCTGTAGGTAGGTTAATACTATCCGATCAATCTACAACTACTGGGACCGGAACGGGATTTGTCATATCTGATCAATCTTCAACAAGTGCTTCTGGCTAG
- the LOC115972741 gene encoding cysteine-rich receptor-like protein kinase 10, whose protein sequence is MFSLHNSRAFLLILSAVCALTSSIHSQPTYNDHICLDQSNETYNTYYQSNLTVLLKSLSSKASQNYSFYNESSSIGIYALFLCRGDVSNSTCQSCVSYATRNITTQCPSNKTAIIWFDQCMLRYSDLNFFGQTQISPMSLMYNTQNTTTPELTNFYALGLLYDLIDRAKVTDMLFKSDSQTVQLSDGSKISYGLVQCTRDIDGPSCGQCLSNLMDTAETCCQAKIGWRILSPSCFLRYENYSFTEQSPAKPLPLPPAQSMPAATLPPTVNGGKKAKKIVIITISSVASIAVVAALLGFWYYSSFGRRKRQDGIISQEISLRNNLAGSFSIHLMDSSIYGNDNDNRGEIYYFNLITILAATNNFSDANKLGEGGFGPVYKGKLINGKEIAVKRLSMKSKQGLEEFKNEVILIAKLQHKNLVRLLGCCLEEDEKLLVYEYMANTSLNAFLFDPDKCKVLDWAKRTNIVNGIAKGLQYLHEDSWLKIIHRDMKTSNVLLDDEMNPKISDFGTARIFRSNQIQANTIRIVGTYGYMAPEYAMEGLFSIKSDVYSFGILMLEIVSGKKNSDFNHLEHAHSLLSYVWQLWNEGKGVELIDQTIIDTCPISEALKLIHIALLCVQEDPNDRPTMSRVILMLASKSINLPQPSAPPFSVGRLIIFDQSSTIGTGTGMGLVTSDQSSTSASS, encoded by the exons ATGTTTTCCCTGCACAACTCGAGAGCCTTTCTTTTAATATTATCTGCAGTATGTGCGCTTACCAGCTCCATTCATTCCCAGCCAACCTATAATGACCACATTTGTTTAGATCAATCGAATGAAACCTACAACACCTATTACCAATCCAACCTCACGGTGCTGTTGAAGTCGTTATCATCTAAAGCTTCCCAAAACTACAGCTTCTACAACGAAAGCTCAAGTATAGGCATCTACGCCCTCTTCCTCTGCAGAGGTGATGTTTCTAATAGTACCTGCCAAAGCTGTGTAAGCTACGCGACCCGAAATATCACAACTCAATGTCCATCTAACAAAACTGCTATCATATGGTTCGATCAGTGCATGTTACGCTACTCCGATCTTAATTTCTTTGGACAGACGCAGATATCGCCAATGTCGCTCATGTATAATACCCAGAATACTACTACACCTGAACTAACTAATTTTTACGCACTTGGTCTATTGTACGATCTAATAGATCGTGCCAAGGTAACTGATATGCTGTTCAAGAGTGATAGTCAGACAGTGCAGTTGAGTGATGGGTCCAAGATAAGTTATGGGTTGGTGCAGTGTACAAGAGATATCGATGGTCCTTCGTGTGGCCAGTGCTTAAGCAACTTGATGGATACAGCCGAGACATGTTGCCAAGCCAAGATAGGGTGGCGCATTTTAAGCCCAAGTTGCTTTCTGAGGTATGAGAACTACTCTTTCACTGAGCAATCACCAGCAAAGCCACTGCCGCTGCCACCAGCCCAATCCATGCCTGCAGCAACACTGCCGCCGACTGTTAATG GCGGAAAGAAGGCAAAAAAGATCGTAATCATTACTATATCATCAGTTGCATCAATTGCCGTAGTTGCAGCTCTCTTGGGTTTCTGGTATTATTCATCCTTTGGCAGGAGGAAAAGACAAG ATGGAATTATAAGCCAAGAAATTTCATTACGCAATAATTTAGCAGGTTCATTTTCAATACACTTAATGGACAGTAGTATCTATGGAAATGACAATGACAACAGAGGAGAAATCTATTACTTCAATTTAATTACCATATTGGCTGCTACAAACAATTTCTCCGATGCCAATAAGCTTGGGGAAGGTGGTTTCGGCCCAGTTTACAAG GGCAAGTTGATTAATGGAAAGGAAATAGCAGTTAAAAGACTTTCAATGAAATCCAAACAAGGTCTTGAAGAGTTCAAGAACGAAGTGATTTTAATTGCAAAACTTCAACACAAGAATCTAGTGAGGCTCTTGGGATGTTGcttagaagaagatgaaaagcttctaGTCTATGAATACATGGCCAACACTAGTCTCAATGCCTTCTTATTCG ATCCAGACAAATGTAAGGTTCTAGATTGGGCTAAACGCACAAACATAGTCAATGGGATTGCTAAGGGCCTTCAATATCTACATGAGGACTCTTGGCTGAAAATCATCCATAGGGATATGAAAACAAGTAATGTGTTGTTGGACGATGAGATGAACCCAAAGATATCAGATTTTGGTACTGCTAGAATTTTCAGGAGCAATCAAATACAAGCCAACACTATCAGAATTGTGGGTACATA TGGATATATGGCACCAGAGTATGCAATGGAGGGGCTATTTTCAATAAAGTCCGATGTTTACAGTTTCGGAATTTTAATGCTGGAAATTGTAAGTGGAAAAAAGAACAGTGACTTCAATCATCTAGAGCATGCTCATAGCCTTCTGTCATAT GTATGGCAACTATGGAATGAAGGAAAAGGAGTGGAATTGATAGATCAGACCAtaattgatacttgtcctataAGTGAGGCTCTAAAATTGATCCATATCGCATTGTTATGTGTTCAAGAAGATCCAAATGATAGACCTACAATGTCAAGGGTCATTCTCATGCTTGCAAGCAAATCAATAAATCTTCCTCAGCCATCGGCACCTCCATTTTCTGTTGGTAGGTTAATCATATTTGATCAATCTTCAACAATTGGCACTGGAACTGGAATGGGATTAGTCACATCTGATCAATCTTCAACAAGTGCTTCTAGCTAG